TATCGTGCTGATGCTTTGGCTCGGGCAGATCCATCTGGTGTTGTGGTTTGCGGTGATCCCGGCGGTGATCTCGGTGGCGCTGATTGTCGGTGGGGTAAAAGAACCGACCGCTGCCGCTGGCAAACACACCTTTCGTTCGCCCATTCACTGGAAAGTCCTGCGGGACTTTTCCCGTGGTTACTGGTGGGTGGTGATCGTCGGCGGGCTCTTCACGCTGGCCCGTTTCAGCGAAGCCTTTCTGGTTTTGAAGGCGCAACAGACAGGCCTGACGGCCACTTGGGTGCCGATGGTGATGGTGGTCATGTCGTTGTTTTATGCGGTGTCCGCCTACCCTGCCGGCTGGTTGTCCGACCGGATCAGTCGCACCCAAGTGCTGTGTATCGGCATCGTCCTGCTGATCCTTGCGGACCTGTTATTGGCGCAAGCGGACTCGATCATGACCATGCTGGCGGGCGTGGCCCTGTGGGGCCTGCACATGGGCTTCAGCCAAGGGATTCTCGCGACGCTGATCGCCGACACCGCCCCCGAACACCTCAGGGGCACGGCCTTCGGCCTGTTCAATCTGATCAGCGGCGTGTGTCTGTTGATCGCCAGTGTGCTCGCGGGCGCGCTGTGGGAGACTTCGGGCTCAGCCAGCACTTTCGTCGTCGGGGCGGGGCTGGCGGCTGCGGCGCTGCTGTTGCTTCTGTTGCGTAAGCCTTAGGGGCGAGTGCCAGGATTGAGCCCGCTAACATTGAGTGCCAAAAACCTGTTAATGGGGCAAACGATGCAGATGATTAAAGTAGGGCCGAGCGGTTTGAATCAGCTCCGTGAGTCTTTGAGTGAAGCAGGACTGCCCTGCGATGATGTCAGCGAACCGGGGCTGCAGTTTTATCACTTCGAGGTGGATGGGAACCGGGTTGCTTATGGAGGGCTGGAGGGTTCTGGCCCTGATCTGTTGCTTCGTTCAATGATCGTTTCTGAGACCCGTCGTGGCGAGGGGCTAGGTAAAGCCGTGTTGTCTGAACTGGAACGCCATGCCATCTCCCAAGGCGCAATCCGACTTCACTTGCTGACCCAAAGCGCGGCTGGTTTTTTCACAGCCAATGGCTATGAACTGCTCGATAGGCGCGAAGCGCCTGACGTAATCAGTCGAACAGCTCAGTTCCAGCATCTGTGTCCTGCGTCAGCAAGTTATCTACGAAAAACTTTAAAGGCTCCGTTTCGGACTGAGTCAGGGCTCTCCAAGGCTGAATAGTACGGTAAGTCGCTCACACCGACGTGTTAAACGCCAACGCGGCGCGAATCAGCGCCTTCAACGCCTCTTCATCAACCCCGGCAGAGCCGAGCAAGCCCACAACACATACCTGTTCGTTATAGCACTGTTCACAATGGGTATATCCGCGCTTCAGCATTCGGCTACCGTCATCATATATGACTGGATCATGCAGGCTCTGCACCTGTGTGTTGAAGCGATGTTTGCCTCTGTTGCGACACACCCAAAGCCCCCAGACATGAGGAAACCCTGATGAGCGCTCACAAAGCTGTCGCTGTTTTGCTGGCCTTGCTCAGTGCAGGCTCCCTGGGATCTACCGCCTTGGCCGAGGAAACAGGTTTTATTGCCGCCACCTCATCCGAACTTCAGTGGAAAGCCGCTCCGGCGGTGGGGCCCGGCGCAATGATTGCAGTGATTGAAGGAGACCTGAAAGCCGCCGAGCCCTTCACCCTGCGCTTGAAGCTGCCAGCAAATACAAAAATCGGCGTGCATACCCATCCTGTGACCGAACGCGTAACCGTTATCTCGGGCATTTTCTACTTCGCCACCGGAGATAAATTCGATCCGGCACGGGCCAAGGCCTATCAACCGGGTGACACCCTGATCATTCCCGTCGGAATGTCGATGTACGGCGCCAGTCGAGAACAGGAAACCGTGCTCCAACTCCATGGCACGGGGCCTTGGGGGATCACCTACGTCAACCCGGCGGACGACCCCAGGAACAGCAAAATGTAGCGTCCCTGACGGTGGTCAGCTTCGCGCATCCGATTTCCCGGATTCGCCTCTTCTCGCGCAACGAAACAATGCGCCCACCCTGCTCCAGCGGACACACCGACACCAGACACGCCAGGTGGCTGCGATCATGCAGCTCAAACGTGCAATCCAAATCCCGTAGCCCTTCCCCGCCGCGCAGCAGAATCGCATCGGTCAGTTCGTTTGAGCAGCATTATAAAGGCTTATGGGGTCAGACCACGTAGCGCCTGGGCCAATCGGCTGATCAGTGTGGCGATGTCGAGCGTCGGCTTATTGATGACGGTTTGTGATCGTCGAATGAAAGCCTGACCCTCGCGGTCAGGCGAAACACCCAGCAGCTCCGAAGTTGCCCAATCACTGATCAGCTCGCAATCACCCAATCACGCTCGCATACACCGACCGATCAACATTCCCGCCGGACAGAATCACGCCCACCTTTTTGCCCAGCATCATTTCACGCTCCTGAATGAGCGCTGCCAGCGCTGCCGCACCTGCCCCTTCAGCGAGGTTGTGGGTATCGGTGTAATACACGCGCATGGCCTCGGCAATCTCGCCCTCGCTGACCGAGACGATTCGTGCCGAAGCGGCCCCGTAGATGGCGAACGCATCGGGAACAGGCTTGCGCACGGCCAAGCCATCGGCAAAGGTATTTGCCGAGGCGGTCTCGTATATTGTCCCAGCTTCAAACGATAACTTCGCCGCCGCAGCCTCTTTGGAAACCACGCCCACCACTTGGGTGTTCAGGCCCAGCGCATCTCGGGCGGCGATCACTCCGCAAATCCCCGATCCACAGCCAATCGGCACGTAGACGGTATCCAGATCGGGCGCAGCGATGAACAGCTCCAGCGCATACGTGGCCACACCTTTGACCAACTCGGTGTGGAACGGCGGCACCAGGTAGAGGCCATGCAGGTGCGCCAGACGCGCGGCCTCTTCACGGGCGTCGTCGAAATCGCGACCGCACTCAACCACTTCGCCGCCAAAGCCACGCATGGCATTGTTCTTTTCCAGCGAATTACCTTCCGGCACAACAATCAAGGCCCTCAAACCCAGCGTGTTTGCCGCCAGCGCCAGGCTCTGACCATGGTTGCCGCGCGTAGCGGAGACAATGCCCTTCACACCTGGGTGCTCGCGCCGCAGCCAGTGCAGGAAGGTAATGCCACCCCGCACTTTGAAAGCGCCTGTAGGTGTGTGGTTTTCGTGTTTGACCCAGACAGTGCAACCTAATCGCTCAGCCAGCAATGGCCAAGGGTATTGGGCGGTGGCAGGCATGACTTGGTAGACGTGGCGGGCCGCTTGTTCGATATCGTTGCGAGTCAGTTTGTGCATGAGTTGTCTTCCTGAGGCTTTTCCCAGTCTAGGCATGGGCACGTCACGCCGGCTTTCAAAAAACTGACCTGACTTTTACGCCCCCTCTTCACTACTATGGTGTTCATGAGCCTTCGAAACCGTCTGCAACCCTCGCTCGTACCTGAACCGATTCGTCGTGTCGAGGCAGGGCCGTGGGCGATCGAATTGCTACCCGGCGCCGCCTACGCGACCCGATATGTTGCGACCCAGGCAGCGATCGGCTTTGCCTTCGACAGCCAACGAGGCTTGCACGCCATCGGCAGCGACCGAGTGCGCCCCTTCGATGCCATGCCCAACGGACTGGCGTTCGTCCCCGTTGGCTGTGATGTGTTGTCCGAATCACCCAAGGGCGGTGAATACCTGCGGGTCATGCGCACCGACGGTATTTCATTGCCGGGTGACCGGGCATTCAACAATCGCATTGATCAGCCAGCCGTTAACCTCGCCCTGCGAATGCGCCGCGCGTTGTTGCAGGGCTCCGTGGAGGACGACTGTGAAGCCTGGGCACTCGCATTGGCTGAACGGGCGGCGGGCATCGACGCATCGGCGCCGCCGGCCCAAGGCTCTATAACCGGCAGCCGGATGCGCCTGCTCGATGAATTCATTGATGCAGGCATCGACGGCCCACTGGGTATACAGGCAATGGCGGGGTTGCTTGAATTGTCCGAAGGTTATTTCATGCGCGCATTCAAGAACACGACGGGCAAGAGCCCTCATAGCTATCTAATCGACCGACGCCTGGCCAAGGCCCGAGCATCGATGCGCGATTCGACCGCCAGGCTGTCGGAGATCGCACTCACCTGCGGCTTTAACTCCCAAGCGCACATGACGACCGCTTTCAAGCAACGCCTTGGAGTCAGTCCAGCGCAATTGCGAAGGCGTTCGACGTACAGTCAAAACTAGATTATTGGCCGTTTTGCCGTTTGGTTGAGGACCCGCCATCGGCCTCGGTCAGCCACTACCGACAGAGTTTCTGACGCCATCAAGGCCGCGGCCATGGGCGTTCTCCAGACGACATAAAACCCTCCCGGTAACGAGTACAGGGAGGGTGAAATAACGCAGGTGTAATCAGCCCTTGGCCTGGCTCATACGCGTGAACAGCTCCGTAGGCACTTTCTTGCCGTTGGACGTGTATTGGTTGCTCCTGTACGTGTAGGTTTCTGCCTCGGAAAGGTAACCGTCATTGTTGGTGTCCATCGCTTTGAACTCCTCACTCTTGGTCGGGGCCACGGCCAGGAATTCCTTGAGCGCAACACGGCCGTCGTCATCGGTGTCGGTGCGGGCGAAAGAAGCGTCGCCGCACTTGCCCTCACCGCACTTGCCTTCGGCCTGGGTTGCCTTGGCGCTGGCGTCACTGGAACCACATTTACCTTCGCCACACTTGCCCTCCCCAGCCTTCTCTGCGGAAGCCAACTGATAGCCCTGGGGCAGCGTCTCCATGGCAAAGGCGGTCGAGGCGAGGCTCATAGCACCAGCCAACGCGACTGCGGCCAGGCCAATACGGGTTTTGTTCGGAATACGGGACATAGTATTTCTCCAGATGCTGTGCGCGATTGGAACGCGCGGTCATGCCACAAGGGCAGAAAAACCCTTGAGGATGCACTCGGCGAAATGAATCGAGCCGGGAATCCCGGAGCGAACATGCATTAGCATCCACCTCGACAGGGCAACCTCATTTGGGCCCGGTCATTTGGACGCAGTGATGTATCCGCGAAGTGTCAGCAGGCAGGACATTTGTAAGCCAATCCCTGAACCCGTGATCCGGATACAGAGAGATACACCCGATGGCATTGAGTCATGAATAACGGATGTCACTGATATCGATAGCCACCAGCAGCTGCGACGCGATCGCATGATTATTAGCGTCACGGCGATAGGCCCTGCGCTTGCTGGGCAAACGGAGCCCCTGGGTTTCAACATAGTCATGAACGTACTGGGCAGCGGGAAATCCGCCACTGACGTCAACGCTGTAGTCGTGCCGGCGCAGCAGAAAGTCTTCACCGAAGTAGAAGTCCTGCACCGGACAGTGCGTGACCACGCTCTCTGGAAAGTGCACCCGCAAACGACGCCAATGTTGGTCGCCTTCCTCCCAAGGGTCGACCTCTTCAACCCTGACACCCGGCAAGATGAACAGAAATGGCATCGTCATGTATGACCACAACGCGTAACCATTGAAGTATGCCCGGTGCAGCGGGTCCCAAGGTGTCGTTTCTGCGTGGTCATCGAAAGACGCCCTCGGATCCGAGCGCTCCGCCACCACTTGGCCATCCGTGGTTTCAATGGCGATTCGATCGGGCGTGTACGCCGTACGCTGGTTCGGGGCGCCGAAAGGCATTACCGACGCTCTCTGCTCATGCAGCCAGACCGTCATCTGACGCGAGTCACTATCCTGGGTCAGCCCCTTCATGCCCCACAGCGAACCGCCGGTCACAATGCTGGCGCTCACCGTGTCAAAGCTGTTCCAGCGTTCTTGTCCGCCGTGGGCTGTCAGTACCCGTTCCAGCAGATCGCAGTGCTGTTCATTCATGGCGATAACCCTCTTCATTGCTGAGCCGGCCCACCCGCGGGTTTAGACGATCTGCACTGAACGCTGTACGTTCGGAACCCAAGAGAGCGAAGCCTGAGGCGACAATATCCCCACACCCAACGTCTATCGCGTGGGTTTTCAAACCCTTTAGTCAACCCTCTGGAAGCCCACACCAATGAACGTCTTGAACATTACCAGCCATGGCAACAACAGCTTTTCCGACCGACTGTCGCTCGGGGTTAAAACCATGGCGATTGGAACCTACGGCGCTTACTTTGCTCTCGCCCTCATCTACTTCTGGTTCGGCGGCATGAAATTCACGCATTACGAGGCACAGGGATTGGTTCCGCTTGTAAGCAACAGCCCTCTATTGGGATGGGTTTATGACATTTTCAGTGTAGATGTCTTTTCTCGCTTACTCGGAGTCCTGGAGATCTCGATCGGTGCTCTAATTGCAGGTCGCCTGCTATCACCCAAGCTTTCTTTAATTGGAGGAGCGTTGTCTGCCGGACTGTTTTTCACCACGTTGACCTTTATGTTCTCGACACCTGGCGTGGTTGAACCCGGTCTCGGCTTCCCAGCCATTACGGTTGCACCGGGCCAATTTCTCCTGAAAGACATAGGGTTGCTTGCCGCGTCTGTATTCGTGGCGGGCCATTCTCTAACCCGATTGGAAACCCGTTGAACTGATCATTTCCCTCCTGGGATGGCCTGAAGCACTCCGATGCTTTCAGGCCATTTCCCTATGTCAGCGATTTCATCCAGTCCCGGGGGCTGCTGCCCGTCTTGCGGCGAAACGCACGAGCCAGCGCCGAGGGACTTTCATAACCGACTTCGTCAGCGATCAGCGTAATCGGCCGGCCTTCACGCAGGCGTTTCTGCGCCAGGCTGATCCGCCAACTCAGAAGATAATCCGCAGGTGTCTGCCCGATAACGGATCGGAAATGCGCGGCATAGGCGGCGCGCGACATATTCGACTCACGTGCCAGCTCTGCGACTGACCAGGCACGATGAGGTGCGTTGTGCATCTGCACCAGCGAGCGCACCAGCCGCGAATCGGCCAGTCCGGCCATCATTCCGGTACTTAATGCCTGGTGGTCGAGCAGATGTCGGAGCAGCAAAATGATCAGTAGCTCGAATAGGCGATCAAGCATTGCTTCCCTGCCACAATGTCCGGCTGCCGCCTCACCGAACAGCCATCTCAGTGTATCGGCCAGCAGCGGCAGCTCATCCAGGGACAGCACCAGAAGATCAGGTAACGAAGCAGACAACGGGTTATCGACACCACCATCAAACTTCATTGACGCACACAAGAGTCGAGCCCCTTCGGGCTCACCCGGGATCAGTTGATGCGGGCTTGGGCGCGGCAGAAAAATCAGACTGGGCCGGGTAAGCAGCAGATCACGGCCATCAGGGCTCCGTAAAGTGACGCGACCTGCCTGCAGCAGGTGGATATGGCCGCGCTGGTCAGCGCCATCGTATGACGCCACACCGCAAAGCTTGCCACTGTGAAACAGGTTTGCGCGCACGCCGAACTGTGACAACAAGGTAGACAAGCGGTCCATACGGAATCTCATCGCAAGATATAGACGATCAGTATCGTAGCACCGACTGTTCCACGCAGACCGTTCAGGCCTGTAGGTGACTACCGGGAAGCGATATGCCGCTGTGTCAATCAGTGGCCATCGCGAGGTCGCCTTTGGCAGTCATTCCAAACCTCACGTATCACATCCTTAAGCATCAACGCCTCCGCCCAACGATCAGTGATGTCGCGTCCATCGGCACCCGTAATGGCATAAGGCGGTGGGCCGAGTTCACAGGTGAAGGAAAGGCTATCGGGCGTGTTCGGTCGGGCCAGCCAATCTTCGATCCCATAGCGCCACCAACCCAGGAAACGCTCCAGCCACGGTCGATGCTGGGCGAAGCTCAGGGGCACCTGAACCTGTTCGCCGTTGGAGACACGTCCATGAAACCCCCAACTGTGCCGCAGGACGGTGTGGATCTGTTCGTCGTCCTCGGCGGCAGCCGGCTCTGGCAGTTCGCGGCCCACAACATAGTGGGACAAGTCAGCCAAAAGCTTGAGGTCGGGCATTTCAGCGAGAATGTCGAGGGTGAACAACAGGTCACTGGTGAGGCGATAACGGTGGGTTTCCAGCAGAACAGGAAAGTCCACCTGCTCGGCCAGACGCTGCCAGCCTTCGATCAGTTCGATAGCTTGCTTCAGCGTGCGCGGCCGCACGTCTGCTTGCAGCGTGAGGTGGTGGCAGCCGTAGCGGGACGCGACATCGATCGCTGCCGCCAGATCATCCACGGTGCGGGGGAACACTTGACCTTCGATTTGCAGGCCCTGCGCCTTGGCGGCGGCATGCAGGCGTGCGGCATGTGGCGCGACCCAGAAATGGTCGGTGATACCGTCGAAGCCGGCGGCGGCGATTTTCTCCACTTGCGCTTCCAGGGAAAGGTCGCATTGGCCACGGTAATCTTGCATGGCCCACTGGGACTGAAAGACCAGGAATTCACGCATGTCAGTTCCTCAGCAGTTGTTTGAGCGGTACATCGGCATCGGCCAGAGCGTCCACCGAGAGGCGGTTATGGAGAGCGATCAGTCGTTCGCACAATTTGATGTCCTTGGCGACGCTATTCCCCTGCCCCCAGCCGCAAGCGCCTTGCAGACGTTGTTCGGCATCGAGGTAGAACAACAGGAATCCGCCACCGGGGGTTGTCCGGCTCGCCGTGGGTTGCGTGTTTGCGATCACGCCCACGGTCTGCAATCCCCAGTCGTATTGATCGGACCAAAAACCGGGAATGACCTCGAAGGGCAGTTCGCCGCCCAACAGATTCAGGGCAGCGTGACGACCTTGGGTTTCGGCGTTGCGCCACGTTTCCTGACGCTGGAAAACCCCTTGCGGGTGCAGCCGAAACTCACAGACATCGCCCGCCGCAAAGATGTCCGGCGCGCTGGTGCGCAGTTGGGCATCGACGCGAATGCCCTGGCCGACCTCAAGTCCTGCGGCTGCGGCCAGTTCAGTGTTGGGTTGCATGCCGATGCCTACCACCACCAGGTCGCAGGGCAACCACTGGCCGTCGACCAGTTGCACGGACTCAACGTGAGTAGTGCCCTGCACCGCCTCAATGGCCACATTCAACCGGACATCCACGCCCTGACTGCGATGCAGTTCCAGCAGAACACTGGACAGTTGCTCCGGCAACACCCGACCCGCCAAACGCGGTCCGGCCTCAAGCAAGGTCACCGTGCAACCCAAGGCCCGGGCGGTGGCGGAAACTTCGAGTCCGATAAAGCCGCCGCCGATGATCACCACCCGGGTGTCAGGCTGCAACGAAGCGCGCAGTGCCAGGGCCTCGTCATGTGTGCGCAGATAAAGCACATTGAGCAGACGCTCGGGCACCGAGGCGAGTCTGCGCGACCGCCCTCCCGTCGCCAATAACAGCCGGGCGTAATGCAGCCAGCTGCCGTCGGCCAACTGCAGACGATGCTGCTGCGGATCCAGGCATTTCACCGGGTTACCCGCCAGGTGTTCGATGTCCAGATCGGCGAGCTGAGCGGTGTCGCACAAGCTGTAACCCGCCAGATCGATCGTGCCCTGCAACAGCCCTTTGGACAGCGGCGGACGTTCATAGGGCGGATGGGACTCGTCGCCTATCAGAATCAGGCGACCGCTATAACCTTCGCCGCGCAAGGTCAGGGCCGCGCGGCCACCCGCATGCCCGGCGCCGACGATGACCAGTGGAGCATTGGCAGGATTCATGGCACAGGCTCCGTGCAGTTAGACCGTGATGGCGAGCAGCACACGCCCCGCTTCGACCCGGACTTCATAGGTCTTGAGGTTGACGCACACCGGTGCGCCAAGGGCTTTGCCGGAGCGGTAGTCGAAACGCCCGTTGTGCTTGGGGCACTCGACGACATGTTCCATCACCAGGCCATCGGCCAAATGGATGGACTCATGGGTGCACAGGCCCGCAGTGGCGAAAAACTCGCTGTCGGCGGAACGGTAGACGGCATAGGTGTGCTGGCCATGGTCGAAACGAATGACATCTTCGTCGTCAATATCGTCCACGGCACATACATCGATCCATTGATCGGTCATGGCGTTTTCTCTTGTAGTGGTGCAGACAGGAAGGTGTCAGGCCGGCGTTACTTCAGGTTCTGCCTGGACGTTGGCGGCCGTCGCTGCGCGTTGTGGCAAAGGGCGACGGACGAAATAGGTCGGGTCTTTGCGCTGCTTCCAGATGGTCGGGATGATTTCCTTGAAAGCCTCGAACAGGCCGCTGTAAGGCGGCGGGGAGTCGCGGCGAATCTCTTCGTGAAGCTGCGCCAGCGCGTGAAACGGCACCATCGGATACATGTGGTGCTCAAGGTGATAGTTCATGTTGAGGTACATGAAGCGCAGCACCGGGTTCATGTAAATCGTGCGGCAGTTGCTGCGGTGATCGAGTACGTCCTCGGCCAGGCCCACATGCTGCGACAGGCCGAACAGGTAGGACAGCCAACCGCCATAGAGGGTGGGCAGACCTATAAACATCAGCGGCAACCAGCTCTGCAGATAAAGCGCAGTGCCCACGGTGAGCACATAAATCGCTAGCCAGACGCGTGCGTCCCTCACCACCTTGGGCCACTCGGATTCGGGGATGAACGTCTGTTCTTCTTCACCCATCCGCCCTACCGCATGCTTGCAGACTGACCACATCGTCTTCAACGCGTAAGGCATCCTGAACAGGCTCAGCACCATATTGATCAGGCTTGGCGGACGTGGTTCGACGATCTCCGGATCGCGGCCGACGATAACGGTGTCGGTGTGGTGCCGTGCGTGGCTCCAGCGCCAGACTTGGGGTTCGAACATGAACATGAAGCTCGACAGCTGGTAGACCGCATCATTCATCCAGCGGGTCTTGAACGCCGTACCGTGACCCGCTTCGTGCCAACGGGCATTGGACGCCGTGCCGTAGAGCATCCCGTAGACGAAGAAGAACGGAACGCAGGCCCATGAGCCCCAGAACCAGTAACCGCCGAACCCGGTCACGACCATCGCCGACAGCCAGATCGCGGTATCAAGCAAGGCCGGGCCATCGCGGCGCTGCATCAATTCCTTCATGCGTTTACGAGAAATGGGGGATTGATACCAGCTTGCCGATACCAGGCCTTTTTGCGCCGCTCGGGCGGCTTCAGGGCCGGTCAATCGATAATCCCGAGGCATGGGTTTACCGGGGTTTTCAAAGGCTGCGTTTTGTTCAGGCATTTTATTGTTCTCCGCAAGCTTGATTGTTTTAGGCACTTGCTTCGATGCGGGATCACATCGCTGGGGAAAATATAGAGAGCGCAGAAATCACCCTCAAGCCCTTGAATACATTCCCTATCAAGCTATCATCCAGGCCCATTGAAGCTTGATAGTTTTCTATCAAAGCGCTTGCGGGGGCCGCCATGAACAACAACAAACGCCCAACCATCGCCACCGTTGCCGAGCACGCTGGCTTGAGTGTCGCCACCGTAGACCGGGTGCTCAACGCCAGGGCGCCGGTCAACCCGGCCACCGCCGAGCAGGTATTCCAGGCCGCCGAAGCGGTCGGTTATTTCGCCGCCCGGCTGATCGGCCAGCGGATCCGCGAACGTCGTCCCACCTATCGTTTCGGCATCCTCTTGCTCGGCACCGCCCAGGCGTTTTATGGCAACGTGGCCACCGCCATCACCGAGGCGGCGCAGCGTCAGGCTGATGCCAATCTGAGCATTCAATTCGAGTACGTCTTCGATCGCACGCCCAGCGCGATCATTGCCCAGATCGAACAACTGGCGGTGCAGTGCGATGGTCTGGCGGTGGTCAGCTTCGCGCATCCGCAGATCAATGCCGCCATCGCGCAGATCAGAGAGGCCGGCGTGCCGGTGATCGCGCTGCTGTCCGACATTCATGAGGCGGCGGATGAGCCTTACGTCGGCCAGGATAATCACGAGGTCGGACGAACCATGGGCTGGCTGATGGCTCACACGTGTGGCGCCCGCAAAGGCAGCGTCGGGGTGTTGCTCGGTGGTCACCGTTTTCTTGGCCATCAGGCGCGGGTCGAGGGGTTGCGCAGCTATCTGGCGGAGCGCGCCCCAGGGTTGCGGCTGCTGGAAGCGGTGATCAATCTGGACAATTGCGACATCACCGAAGAGGCGACGCTGGACCTGCTGGCGCGGCACGATGACTTGCGCGGTTTGTGCGTGGTCGGCGGTGGCGGCGACGGGGTCATCAATGCCCTGTCGCAGTTGCCGAAGCAGCCGTCACTGTGCTGCATTCTGCAGGAGTCGACCGAGCTGTCGCGACAAGCGCTGGATCAGGGACTGATCAGCCTGCTGATCGACTCCCAGCCCCGATTACTGGCAACCGCGCTGGTCGATTTGCTGGTCGAACTGCAGACCACGCCGGACTTCGATCCGATACGGCATCGAATCCATGTTCCATTGCAGATCATCACCTCAGAGAACGCCCGACACTGACGGTGTGAGCCCCCATCAGAGGTTGGATTCCGAACGGAAAGCATCGGCACTCAACCCGAACCGATTCATCTTGTTGTACAACCCGCCGCGAGAAACATTCAGCTGCCTCGCGGCCAGGCGGATGTTGCCGCGGGTATCCCTGAGGGCCGCGATGATCGCATTCATTTCATGGGTGCCAAGGTCAAGGGCGGCCCGGGGTGCGGGCACACTTCCTGGCGCCGGCTGATGTAGCTTCTGCTTGATTTCAAGCGGTAGATCAGCTGGCTGAATCAGTTCGGTCACCGCCAGATTGGTCGCGCGTTCAATGGTGTTTTCCAGCTCGCGAACGTTACCCGGCCAGCTGTAGGCCGAAAGAATATCCAACGCCTCTGGCGAGATGCCCTGCACCGATTTGCGTAGCGACCGGGTGCAACGATTGAGAAAATGTCGCGCCAGCAATGGAACATCTTCCCGACGCATCCGCAGCGGTGGAACCGTCAGGTTCAGCACATTGAGCCGGTAGTAAAGATCCTCACGAAAAGCGCCATCGGCAACGGCCTGGCTCAGGTTACGGTGGGTGGCGGCGATGATGCGTACATCCACTTGCTGCGATTTTTTCGCGCCCACGCGCGTCACCTCACCTTCTTGCAAAACGCGCAGCAGGCTGACCTGGGCATCGAAAGACATGTCACCGATTTCGTCGAGGAAGATCGTTCCGCCATCGGCCAATTCGAATTTCCCGGCAGAGCCTCCACGGGCCGATCCGGTGAAGGCGCCCTCGACATGACCGAACAGTTCGCTCTGCACCAGATCTCGCGGAATGGCCCCGCAATTGACGGCCACAAACGGACCACTGCAACGGTCGCTGGCGTTATGGATTGCCTGGGCAAACAGCTCCTTGCCAGTGCCGCTTTCACCCAGAATCAGTGTGGTCGAGTCACTGCGACTGGCAATCCGTCCCAGGTGCAACGCGTCCTGTATGGCTCGCGAACTGCCTTGAATGGTCTCGAAGGTGTAACTGGCTTGAGTGCCGATGATCCGCCGGGTAATTTCCCGAATACGCCGGTTCTCGCGCAACGAAACAATGCGCCCACCCTGCTCCAGTGGACACACCGACACCAGACACGCCAAGTGGCTG
This genomic stretch from Pseudomonas wuhanensis harbors:
- a CDS encoding HvfA family oxazolone/thioamide-modified RiPP metallophore; translation: MSRIPNKTRIGLAAVALAGAMSLASTAFAMETLPQGYQLASAEKAGEGKCGEGKCGSSDASAKATQAEGKCGEGKCGDASFARTDTDDDGRVALKEFLAVAPTKSEEFKAMDTNNDGYLSEAETYTYRSNQYTSNGKKVPTELFTRMSQAKG
- a CDS encoding MFS transporter, with translation MDNLSKPRPASLRIPSTVWALGFVSLFMDLSSELVHSLLPVFLVTTLGASALTVGVIEGIAEATAMLTKIFSGAISDFIGRRKGLLLMGYGLAALSKPLFPLAQSVEVVFTARFLDRIGKGIRGAPRDALVADIAPTEIRGACFGLRQSMDTVGAIFGPVLAIVLMLWLGQIHLVLWFAVIPAVISVALIVGGVKEPTAAAGKHTFRSPIHWKVLRDFSRGYWWVVIVGGLFTLARFSEAFLVLKAQQTGLTATWVPMVMVVMSLFYAVSAYPAGWLSDRISRTQVLCIGIVLLILADLLLAQADSIMTMLAGVALWGLHMGFSQGILATLIADTAPEHLRGTAFGLFNLISGVCLLIASVLAGALWETSGSASTFVVGAGLAAAALLLLLLRKP
- a CDS encoding AraC family transcriptional regulator, with amino-acid sequence MDRLSTLLSQFGVRANLFHSGKLCGVASYDGADQRGHIHLLQAGRVTLRSPDGRDLLLTRPSLIFLPRPSPHQLIPGEPEGARLLCASMKFDGGVDNPLSASLPDLLVLSLDELPLLADTLRWLFGEAAAGHCGREAMLDRLFELLIILLLRHLLDHQALSTGMMAGLADSRLVRSLVQMHNAPHRAWSVAELARESNMSRAAYAAHFRSVIGQTPADYLLSWRISLAQKRLREGRPITLIADEVGYESPSALARAFRRKTGSSPRDWMKSLT
- a CDS encoding YkgB family protein — protein: MNVLNITSHGNNSFSDRLSLGVKTMAIGTYGAYFALALIYFWFGGMKFTHYEAQGLVPLVSNSPLLGWVYDIFSVDVFSRLLGVLEISIGALIAGRLLSPKLSLIGGALSAGLFFTTLTFMFSTPGVVEPGLGFPAITVAPGQFLLKDIGLLAASVFVAGHSLTRLETR
- a CDS encoding helix-turn-helix transcriptional regulator; this translates as MVFMSLRNRLQPSLVPEPIRRVEAGPWAIELLPGAAYATRYVATQAAIGFAFDSQRGLHAIGSDRVRPFDAMPNGLAFVPVGCDVLSESPKGGEYLRVMRTDGISLPGDRAFNNRIDQPAVNLALRMRRALLQGSVEDDCEAWALALAERAAGIDASAPPAQGSITGSRMRLLDEFIDAGIDGPLGIQAMAGLLELSEGYFMRAFKNTTGKSPHSYLIDRRLAKARASMRDSTARLSEIALTCGFNSQAHMTTAFKQRLGVSPAQLRRRSTYSQN
- a CDS encoding threonine dehydratase, which translates into the protein MHKLTRNDIEQAARHVYQVMPATAQYPWPLLAERLGCTVWVKHENHTPTGAFKVRGGITFLHWLRREHPGVKGIVSATRGNHGQSLALAANTLGLRALIVVPEGNSLEKNNAMRGFGGEVVECGRDFDDAREEAARLAHLHGLYLVPPFHTELVKGVATYALELFIAAPDLDTVYVPIGCGSGICGVIAARDALGLNTQVVGVVSKEAAAAKLSFEAGTIYETASANTFADGLAVRKPVPDAFAIYGAASARIVSVSEGEIAEAMRVYYTDTHNLAEGAGAAALAALIQEREMMLGKKVGVILSGGNVDRSVYASVIG
- the arsN2 gene encoding arsenic resistance N-acetyltransferase ArsN2, with the translated sequence MQMIKVGPSGLNQLRESLSEAGLPCDDVSEPGLQFYHFEVDGNRVAYGGLEGSGPDLLLRSMIVSETRRGEGLGKAVLSELERHAISQGAIRLHLLTQSAAGFFTANGYELLDRREAPDVISRTAQFQHLCPASASYLRKTLKAPFRTESGLSKAE
- a CDS encoding cupin domain-containing protein; the protein is MSAHKAVAVLLALLSAGSLGSTALAEETGFIAATSSELQWKAAPAVGPGAMIAVIEGDLKAAEPFTLRLKLPANTKIGVHTHPVTERVTVISGIFYFATGDKFDPARAKAYQPGDTLIIPVGMSMYGASREQETVLQLHGTGPWGITYVNPADDPRNSKM